A single genomic interval of Psychroserpens sp. NJDZ02 harbors:
- the arfB gene encoding alternative ribosome rescue aminoacyl-tRNA hydrolase ArfB has protein sequence MLNKLALEKEFKLKGIRSSGSGGQHVNKVATKIELSFAVMASLGLSDDQKELIQVKLANRLTKDFVLILQCGESRSQLKNKSIAIKRAFSILEGALKVQAKRKPTKIPRAVIRKRLKNKKFNAERKLNRRKPNFD, from the coding sequence ATGTTAAATAAATTAGCTTTAGAAAAAGAATTTAAGTTAAAAGGTATTAGAAGTTCTGGCAGTGGTGGTCAACATGTAAACAAGGTCGCTACAAAAATAGAACTAAGTTTTGCTGTAATGGCGTCTTTAGGATTAAGTGATGATCAAAAAGAATTAATTCAAGTAAAACTGGCAAATAGGTTAACTAAGGACTTTGTTTTAATATTACAGTGTGGAGAAAGCAGAAGTCAACTTAAAAATAAAAGTATTGCAATTAAACGCGCATTTTCTATTTTAGAAGGAGCTTTAAAAGTTCAGGCTAAGCGAAAACCAACTAAGATTCCAAGAGCAGTCATAAGAAAACGCTTAAAAAATAAGAAGTTTAATGCAGAGCGTAAGTTAAATCGTAGAAAACCAAACTTTGATTAA